From the genome of Populus alba chromosome 10, ASM523922v2, whole genome shotgun sequence, one region includes:
- the LOC118060063 gene encoding lignin-forming anionic peroxidase, translating to MAVKVAAAFIFMLFFLSTACQAKLSSAFYHKSCPNAESAIRTAIRTAIARERRMAASLIRLHFHDCFVQGCDASILLDETSSIESEKTAGANRKSARGYEVIDKAKSEVEKICPGVVSCADIIAVAARDASAYVGGPSWAVKLGRRDSTTASPALAITELPAFSDDLGRLISRFQQKGLTARDMVALSGSHSLGQAQCFTFRDRIHSDNNIDAGFASTRKRRCPLVGSDSTLAPLDLVTPNSFDNNYFKNLMQKKGLLQSDQELFSGGSTDSIVSEYSRNPAKFSSDFASAMIKMGDISPLTGSAGQIRRICSAVN from the exons ATGGCTGTGAAAGTGGCAGCAGCTttcatttttatgttgtttttcttgAGCACAGCATGCCAAGCAAAACTCTCCTCTGCATTTTACCACAAGTCGTGTCCTAACGCAGAAAGTGCTATCCGAACTGCCATCAGAACTGCAATTGCGAGAGAACGGAGGATGGCGGCGTCTCTCATTCGCCTGCACTTTCACGATTGCTTCGTGCAG ggCTGTGATGCCTCCATCTTGTTAGACGAAACTTCCTCTATCGAGAGTGAAAAGACTGCAGGAGCCAACAGGAAGTCTGCCAGAGGCTATGAAGTCATAGATAAAGCAAAATCTGAAGTAGAGAAGATATGTCCTGGAGTTGTATCTTGCGCGGATATCATTGCTGTGGCAGCAAGAGACGCGTCTGCTTAT GTGGGTGGTCCATCTTGGGCAGTGAAGCTTGGAAGAAGAGACTCAACTACAGCAAGTCCAGCTTTAGCCATCACAGAACTACCTGCCTTCTCTGACGACCTGGGGAGGCTTATTTCTCGCTTCCAGCAGAAAGGCCTCACTGCGAGGGACATGGTTGCTTTGTCAG GTTCGCATAGTCTAGGACAGGCTCAATGCTTTACATTCCGTGACAGGATACACAGTGACAATAACATCGATGCTGGGTTCGCTAGCACTCGCAAGAGGCGTTGTCCACTTGTTGGTAGCGACTCAACTTTGGCTCCGCTCGATTTGGTCACACCCAATTCTTTTGACAACAATTACTTCAAGAACTTGATGCAAAAGAAGGGTCTCCTTCaatcagatcaagaacttttcAGTGGAGGCTCCACAGACAGCATTGTCTCAGAATACAGCAGGAATCCGGCGAAATTCAGCTCTGATTTTGCATCTGCCATGATCAAAATGGGAGACATCAGTCCACTCACTGGATCAGCCGGGCAGATAAGGAGGATTTGCAGTGCTGTcaactag
- the LOC118060062 gene encoding lignin-forming anionic peroxidase: MAVKVAAAFIFMLFFLSTACQAKLSSAFYHKSCPKAESAIRTAIRTAIARERRMAASLIRLHFHDCFVQGCDASILLDETSSIKSEKTAGANRNSARGYEVIDKAKSEVEKICPGVVSCADIIAVAARDASAYVGGPSWAVKLGRRDSTTASPALAITELPAFFDDLGKLISRFQKKGLTARDMVALSGSHTLGQAQCFTFRDRIYNASNIDAGFASTRKRRCPRTGGQANLAPLDLVTPNSFDNNYFKNLMRKKGLLQSDQVLFNGGSTDSIVSEYSRNPAKFSSDFASAMIKMGDIRPLTGSAGQIRRICSAVN; encoded by the exons ATGGCAGTGAAAGTGGCAGCAGCTttcatttttatgttgtttttcttgAGCACAGCATGCCAAGCAAAACTCTCCTCTGCATTTTACCACAAGTCGTGTCCTAAAGCAGAAAGTGCAATCCGAACTGCCATCAGAACTGCCATTGCGAGAGAACGGAGGATGGCGGCGTCTCTCATTCGCCTGCACTTTCATGATTGCTTCGTGCAG GGCTGTGATGCCTCGATCTTGTTAGACGAAACTTCCTCTATCAAGAGTGAAAAGACTGCGGGAGCCAACAGGAACTCTGCCAGAGGCTATGAAGTCATAGATAAAGCAAAATCTGAAGTAGAGAAGATATGTCCTGGAGTTGTATCTTGCGCGGATATCATTGCTGTGGCAGCAAGAGACGCGTCTGCTTAT GTGGGTGGTCCATCTTGGGCAGTGAAGCTTGGAAGAAGAGATTCAACTACAGCAAGTCCAGCTTTAGCCATCACAGAACTACCTGCCTTTTTTGACGACCTGGGGAAGCTTATTTCTCGCTTCCAGAAGAAAGGCCTTACTGCAAGGGACATGGTTGCATTGTCAG GTTCTCATACGTTAGGACAAGCTCAATGCTTTACATTCCGTGACAGGATTTACAATGCTAGCAATATCGATGCTGGATTCGCTAGCACTCGCAAGAGACGTTGTCCCCGTACTGGTGGCCAGGCAAATTTGGCTCCGCTCGATTTAGTCACACCCAATTCTTTTGACAAcaattacttcaagaatttgatgcGAAAAAAGGGTCTCCTTCAATCAGATCAAGTTCTTTTCAACGGAGGCTCCACGGACAGCATTGTCTCAGAATACAGCAGGAATCCGGCGAAATTCAGCTCTGATTTTGCATCTGCCATGATCAAAATGGGAGACATCCGTCCACTCACTGGATCAGCCGGGCAGATAAGGAGGATTTGCAGTGCCGTCAACTAG
- the LOC118060064 gene encoding lignin-forming anionic peroxidase yields MAVKVAAAFIFMLFFLSTACQAKLSSAFYDKSCPKAESTIRTAIRTAIARERRMAASLIRLHFHDCFVQGCDASILLDETSSIQSEKTAGANNNSVRGYEVIDKAKSKVEKICPGVVSCADIIAVAARDASAYVGGPSWAVKLGRRDSTTASPALANAELPAFFDSLDRLVSRFQKKGLTARDMVALSGSHTLGQAQCFTFRDRIYNASNIDAGFASTRKRRCPRTGGQANLAPLDLVTPNSFDNNYFKNLMRKKGLLQSDQVLFNGGSTDSIVSEYSRNPAKFSSDFASAMIKMGDIRPLTGSAGQIRRICSAVN; encoded by the exons ATGGCAGTGAAAGTGGCAGCAGCTttcatttttatgttgtttttcttgAGCACAGCTTGCCAAGCAAAACTCTCCTCTGCATTTTACGATAAGTCATGTCCTAAAGCAGAAAGCACCATCCGTACTGCCATCAGAACTGCAATTGCGAGAGAACGGAGGATGGCGGCGTCTCTCATTCGTCTACACTTTCATGATTGCTTCGTTCAG GGTTGTGATGCCTCAATTTTATTAGACGAAACTTCATCTATTCAGAGTGAAAAGACTGCAGGAGCCAATAATAACTCTGTTAGAGGTTATGAAGTCATAGATAAAGCAAAATCTAAAGTAGAGAAGATATGTCCTGGAGTTGTATCTTGTGCAGATATCATTGCTGTGGCCGCAAGAGATGCGTCTGCTtat GTGGGTGGTCCGTCTTGGGCAGTGAAGCTTGGAAGAAGAGATTCAACCACTGCAAGTCCAGCTTTAGCCAACGCAGAACTACCTGCTTTCTTTGACAGCCTAGACAGACTTGTATCTCGCTTCCAGAAGAAAGGCCTTACTGCAAGGGACATGGTTGCATTGTCAG GTTCTCATACGTTAGGACAAGCTCAATGCTTTACATTCCGTGACAGGATTTACAATGCTAGCAATATCGATGCTGGATTCGCTAGCACTCGCAAGAGACGTTGTCCCCGTACTGGTGGCCAGGCAAATTTGGCTCCGCTCGATTTAGTCACACCCAATTCTTTTGACAAcaattacttcaagaatttgatgcGAAAAAAGGGTCTCCTTCAATCAGATCAAGTTCTTTTCAATGGAGGCTCCACGGACAGCATTGTCTCAGAATACAGCAGGAATCCTGCGAAATTCAGCTCTGATTTTGCATCTGCCATGATCAAAATGGGAGACATCCGTCCACTCACTGGATCAGCCGGGCAGATAAGGAGGATTTGCAGTGCTGTCAACTAG
- the LOC118059802 gene encoding GDSL esterase/lipase At5g03610: MEGKGIFLVGLLLLSIADISTAQNCPKGSPKLFVFGDSYVDTGNWPKNVRGPWKEPFGKTFPGKPTGRASDGRVLTDHIASFLGIESPTPYQQRDASKGIQQGLNFAYGGSGVFPTWAKDSLTVQIDQFEQLLKENVCSQCDLDSSVALVSTGINDYSFYSAAKKGSNDGLPAFTEGLVNQLAADLQRINRLGVKKVVVATLPVIGCLPLHIIPPNSYQNCDEESNKNAMIHNQLLQKAVGKLNIDDGNKNTFVILDLYNAMVSAIDQFRQDAANTEHKNPLQPCCSKSVEFICSAEGLCSNPKSSFFFDLAHPSDNGWNAIYSFLQGSLNNDLKA; this comes from the exons ATGGAGGGGAAAGGAATCTTCTTGGTTGGTTTGCTTCTTTTATCCATCGCTGATATTTCTACAG CTCAAAATTGTCCCAAGGGCTCTCCAAAACTCTTTGTTTTTGGAGACTCCTATGTTGATACTGGAAATTGGCCAAAGAATGTCAGGGGTCCATGGAAagaaccatttggcaaaacatTTCCCGGCAAACCAACTGGTCGAGCCTCCGATGGTCGTGTCCTTACTGACCATATAG CATCATTTCTGGGAATAGAATCACCTACCCCTTATCAACAGAGAGATGCATCAAAAGGTATTCAGCAAGGATTAAACTTTGCATATGGAGGCAGTGGTGTTTTCCCCACATGGGCGAAAGACAGCCTGACTGTCCAGATCGATCAGTTTGAACAGCTACTCAAAGAAAATGTATGTAGTCAATGTGACCTCGATAGTTCAGTTGCTCTGGTTTCTACTGGAATCAATGACTATTCATTCTATTCTGCAGCCAAAAAAGGTTCCAACGAT gGGCTGCCTGCTTTCACTGAAGGACTTGTGAACCAGCTCGCTGCAGACCTACAACGTATTAATCGTCTAGGAGTGAAAAAAGTTGTTGTAGCAACATTACCAGTTATAGGATGTTTGCCTCTCCACATAATTCCACCAAATTCATATCAGAACTGCGACGAAGAATCCAACAAAAACGCCATGATTCACAACCAGCTATTGCAGAAAGCAGTGGGAAAATTGAACATTGATGATGGAAACAAAAACACGTTTGTAATTCTTGATCTCTATAACGCTATGGTTTCTGCTATTGACCAATTCAGACAGGATGCAG CAAATACCGAGCACAAGAACCCATTGCAGCCATGTTGCTCGAAGAGTGTTGAGTTCATATGCTCAGCGGAAGGACTATGCTCGAATCCCAAGTCATCTTTCTTTTTCGATCTAGCACACCCTTCGGACAATGGCTGGAATGCAATTTATTCATTTCTGCAAGGTTCTCTTAACAATGATCTAAAAGCTTGA
- the LOC118060065 gene encoding GDSL esterase/lipase At5g03610 isoform X2: protein MEKQVHFIHFLVALFCFSYIMFSEGLVSGHHENGSVKLFVFGDSYADTGNWDKFAASWKEPYGFTFPGKPAGRFSDGRVLTDYIASFLGITSPVPYTWRKTVEKSGLQFGMNFAFGGTGVFDTLINAPNMAAQIDFFQQLLEEKVYTKQDLNSSIVLVSLAGNDYTTYIQRNGNFQDLPAFTTSLINQLSANLKRIHGFGVRKIAVTALQPLGCLPILTAFSSYQNCSESWNTASKFHNQKLEQAIQRMNNESGKHMYETLDLYTAFMSKLNTARLAGNLKLRSFLMPCCVGVTSNHSCGNVDKNGAKTYVVCEKPELSVFWDMVHPAQNGWHQVYSSLKSSLHRLY, encoded by the exons ATGGAGAAACAAGTTCACTTCATCCACTTCTTGGTTGCCCTATTCTGTTTCTCTTACATAATGTTTTCAG AAGGTCTTGTGAGTGGACACCATGAAAATGGATCAGTGAAGCTTTTTGTATTTGGGGATTCCTATGCAGATACCGGGAACTGGGATAAATTTGCAGCTTCCTGGAAAGAGCCTTATGGATTCACTTTTCCTGGTAAACCAGCTGGTAGATTCTCTGATGGTCGTGTCTTGACAGATTACATAG CTTCATTTCTTGGTATAACATCTCCAGTCCCTTACACATGGAGAAAAACTGTAGAAAAATCTGGTCTACAATTTGGGATGAACTTTGCATTTGGAGGAACTGGAGTCTTTGATACACTCATCAATGCACCAAATATGGCTGCCCAAATCGATTTCTTTCAACAACTGCTTGAAGAAAAAGTTTACACCAAACAGGACCTTAATTCTTCCATTGTCCTGGTGTCCCTAGCAGGCAACGACTACACTACTTATATCCAAAGAAATGGCAACTTTCAG GATTTGCCAGCCTTCACAACATCACTAATCAACCAGCTTTCTGCCAACCTGAAAAGAATACATGGTTTCGGAGTGCGAAAAATAGCAGTAACAGCATTGCAGCCTCTTGGATGCCTGCCGATATTGACAGCCTTCTCTTCATATCAGAATTGCAGTGAAAGTTGGAATACTGCCTCCAAGTTTCACAACCAGAAATTGGAGCAGGCAATACAAAGGATGAACAATGAGAGCGGAAAACACATGTACGAAACACTGGATCTGTATACTGCATTCATGTCCAAATTGAACACTGCACGCCTTGCAGGAAACTTGAAGTTGAGGAGTTTTCTGATGCCATGCTGTGTGGGCGTGACAAGCAACCACTCATGTGGAAACGTCGACAAGAATGGGGCAAAGACGTATGTGGTATGCGAGAAGCCAGAGTTGTCTGTCTTCTGGGACATGGTACATCCTGCACAGAATGGTTGGCATCAAGTCTATTCGTCTCTGAAATCTTCACTTCATCGACTCTATTAG
- the LOC118060065 gene encoding GDSL esterase/lipase At5g03610 isoform X3, which yields MEKQVHFIHFLVALFCFSYIMFSVVAEGLVSGHHENGSVKLFVFGDSYADTGNWDKFAASWKEPYGFTFPGKPAGRFSDGRVLTDYIASFLGITSPVPYTWRKTVEKSGLQFGMNFAFGGTGVFDTLINAPNMAAQIDFFQQLLEEKVYTKQDLNSSIVLVSLAGNDYTTYIQRNGNFQNCSESWNTASKFHNQKLEQAIQRMNNESGKHMYETLDLYTAFMSKLNTARLAGNLKLRSFLMPCCVGVTSNHSCGNVDKNGAKTYVVCEKPELSVFWDMVHPAQNGWHQVYSSLKSSLHRLY from the exons ATGGAGAAACAAGTTCACTTCATCCACTTCTTGGTTGCCCTATTCTGTTTCTCTTACATAATGTTTTCAG TTGTTGCAGAAGGTCTTGTGAGTGGACACCATGAAAATGGATCAGTGAAGCTTTTTGTATTTGGGGATTCCTATGCAGATACCGGGAACTGGGATAAATTTGCAGCTTCCTGGAAAGAGCCTTATGGATTCACTTTTCCTGGTAAACCAGCTGGTAGATTCTCTGATGGTCGTGTCTTGACAGATTACATAG CTTCATTTCTTGGTATAACATCTCCAGTCCCTTACACATGGAGAAAAACTGTAGAAAAATCTGGTCTACAATTTGGGATGAACTTTGCATTTGGAGGAACTGGAGTCTTTGATACACTCATCAATGCACCAAATATGGCTGCCCAAATCGATTTCTTTCAACAACTGCTTGAAGAAAAAGTTTACACCAAACAGGACCTTAATTCTTCCATTGTCCTGGTGTCCCTAGCAGGCAACGACTACACTACTTATATCCAAAGAAATGGCAACTTTCAG AATTGCAGTGAAAGTTGGAATACTGCCTCCAAGTTTCACAACCAGAAATTGGAGCAGGCAATACAAAGGATGAACAATGAGAGCGGAAAACACATGTACGAAACACTGGATCTGTATACTGCATTCATGTCCAAATTGAACACTGCACGCCTTGCAGGAAACTTGAAGTTGAGGAGTTTTCTGATGCCATGCTGTGTGGGCGTGACAAGCAACCACTCATGTGGAAACGTCGACAAGAATGGGGCAAAGACGTATGTGGTATGCGAGAAGCCAGAGTTGTCTGTCTTCTGGGACATGGTACATCCTGCACAGAATGGTTGGCATCAAGTCTATTCGTCTCTGAAATCTTCACTTCATCGACTCTATTAG
- the LOC118060065 gene encoding GDSL esterase/lipase At5g03610 isoform X1, producing the protein MEKQVHFIHFLVALFCFSYIMFSVVAEGLVSGHHENGSVKLFVFGDSYADTGNWDKFAASWKEPYGFTFPGKPAGRFSDGRVLTDYIASFLGITSPVPYTWRKTVEKSGLQFGMNFAFGGTGVFDTLINAPNMAAQIDFFQQLLEEKVYTKQDLNSSIVLVSLAGNDYTTYIQRNGNFQDLPAFTTSLINQLSANLKRIHGFGVRKIAVTALQPLGCLPILTAFSSYQNCSESWNTASKFHNQKLEQAIQRMNNESGKHMYETLDLYTAFMSKLNTARLAGNLKLRSFLMPCCVGVTSNHSCGNVDKNGAKTYVVCEKPELSVFWDMVHPAQNGWHQVYSSLKSSLHRLY; encoded by the exons ATGGAGAAACAAGTTCACTTCATCCACTTCTTGGTTGCCCTATTCTGTTTCTCTTACATAATGTTTTCAG TTGTTGCAGAAGGTCTTGTGAGTGGACACCATGAAAATGGATCAGTGAAGCTTTTTGTATTTGGGGATTCCTATGCAGATACCGGGAACTGGGATAAATTTGCAGCTTCCTGGAAAGAGCCTTATGGATTCACTTTTCCTGGTAAACCAGCTGGTAGATTCTCTGATGGTCGTGTCTTGACAGATTACATAG CTTCATTTCTTGGTATAACATCTCCAGTCCCTTACACATGGAGAAAAACTGTAGAAAAATCTGGTCTACAATTTGGGATGAACTTTGCATTTGGAGGAACTGGAGTCTTTGATACACTCATCAATGCACCAAATATGGCTGCCCAAATCGATTTCTTTCAACAACTGCTTGAAGAAAAAGTTTACACCAAACAGGACCTTAATTCTTCCATTGTCCTGGTGTCCCTAGCAGGCAACGACTACACTACTTATATCCAAAGAAATGGCAACTTTCAG GATTTGCCAGCCTTCACAACATCACTAATCAACCAGCTTTCTGCCAACCTGAAAAGAATACATGGTTTCGGAGTGCGAAAAATAGCAGTAACAGCATTGCAGCCTCTTGGATGCCTGCCGATATTGACAGCCTTCTCTTCATATCAGAATTGCAGTGAAAGTTGGAATACTGCCTCCAAGTTTCACAACCAGAAATTGGAGCAGGCAATACAAAGGATGAACAATGAGAGCGGAAAACACATGTACGAAACACTGGATCTGTATACTGCATTCATGTCCAAATTGAACACTGCACGCCTTGCAGGAAACTTGAAGTTGAGGAGTTTTCTGATGCCATGCTGTGTGGGCGTGACAAGCAACCACTCATGTGGAAACGTCGACAAGAATGGGGCAAAGACGTATGTGGTATGCGAGAAGCCAGAGTTGTCTGTCTTCTGGGACATGGTACATCCTGCACAGAATGGTTGGCATCAAGTCTATTCGTCTCTGAAATCTTCACTTCATCGACTCTATTAG
- the LOC118060066 gene encoding protein SUPPRESSOR OF K(+) TRANSPORT GROWTH DEFECT 1, whose amino-acid sequence MYSNFMEHGIEYAKQAVKEDDTGNYSKAFQLYMNALEYFQAQLKYEKNQQIEKTIRERCLGYLRRAEEIRAVLDNGGSVPASNGDASVAAQPKTSPKPKDGGGKDKEDPEKAKLKAGLDSVIIREKPNVKWSDVAGLENAKLALQEAVILPVKFPQFFTGKRKPWKAFLLYGPPGTGKSYLAKAVATEADSTFFSVSSSDLVSKWMGESEKLVSNLFQMARDSAPSIIFVDEIDSLCGQRGEGNESEASRRIKTELLVQMQGVGSDDHKVLVLAATNTPYALDQAIRRRFDKRIYIPLPDLKARQHMFKVHLGDTPHNLTESDFEKLARKTEGFSGSDISVCVKDVLFEPVRKIQDAEYFMKSSDGMWVPCEPKQRGAVKTTLQELDAQDLASKVLLPPITRADFDKVLARQKPTVSKADLEVHERFTKEFGEEG is encoded by the exons ATGTACAGCAATTTTATGGAGCATGGTATAGAGTACGCAAAACAGGCAGTTAAGGAGGACGATACTGGAAACTATAGTAAAGCTTTTCAGCTTTATATGAATGCGTTGGAGTACTTTCAAGCACAATTGAAGTATGAGAAGAATCAACAGATTGAGAAAACAATTAGGGAAAGATGTTTGGGATATCTGAGGAGGGCGGAGGAGATTCGAGCTGTTCTTGATAATGGTGGGAGTGTGCCTGCCTCAAATGGTGATGCGTCGGTTGCTGCACAGCCAAAGACTAGTCCAAAACCAAAGGATGGAGGTGGGAAGGACAAGGAGGATCCTGAGAAAGCGAAGCTTAAGGCAGGGCTTGATTCTGTTATCATCAGGGAGAAGCCAAATGTGAAGTGGAGTGATGTGGCAGGTCTTGAGAATGCCAAACTGGCGTTGCAAGAGGCTGTCATATTGCCTGTTAAGTTCCCACAGTTTTTCACTG GGAAGAGAAAACCATGGAAGGCTTTTTTGTTATATGGTCCACCTGGAACAGGGAAGTCATACTTGGCAAAGGCTGTTGCAACAGAAGCTGACTCAACTTTTTTCAG TGTCTCTTCCTCGGACCTGGTTTCCAAATGGATGGGTGAAAGTGAGAAGCTAGTTTCAAATCTTTTCCAAATGGCTCGTGATAGTGCACCTTCCATCATTTTCGTTGACGAAATAGATTCACTGTGTGGCCAAAGGGGTGAAGGTAATGAGAGTGAAGCATCTCGGCGCATCAAAACAGAACTTCTTGTACAGATGCAG GGTGTAGGGAGTGATGATCACAAAGTTCTTGTTCTTGCAGCCACAAATACTCCCTATGCACTGGATCAG GCTATCCGACGGCGTTTTGACAAGAGAATATACATTCCTCTCCCAGATTTGAAGGCAAGGCAACACATGTTTAAG GTGCATCTTGGTGATACTCCTCACAATTTAACTGAAAGTGATTTTGAGAAGTTGGCTCGAAAAACAGAAGGATTTTCCGGTTCAGATATTTCAGTTTGT GTTAAAGATGTACTCTTTGAACCTGTTCGTAAAATCCAGGATGCTGAATATTTCATGAAGTCCTCTGATGGCATGTGGGTTCCTTGTGAACCAAAACAACGAGGAGCTGTCAAGACCACATTACAAGAACTTGATGCACAAGACCTTGCTTCAAAG GTCCTTCTGCCACCCATTACAAGAGCAGATTTTGATAAAGTGCTTGCACGGCAGAAGCCAACAGTGAGTAAAGCTGATCTCGAGGTTCATGAGAGATTCACGAAGGAGTTTGGAGAGGAGGGCTGA
- the LOC118060067 gene encoding organelle RRM domain-containing protein 1, chloroplastic, which produces METLSPSLCSTTLASISKKLPIKASIFKLYNPKKNTNHIKTQSLSSSSLISCVSLSTKATTTSTSTPLTSTKTNNHWIVLMETPPKGVNSKPEIIDYYVKTLERVLGSEIDAQMCIYDASCDTHFGFCCDIDEDASLELARLPGVLSVRPDPDYNSVEKNYSSGVKLSTLSNPQIGSKLLFPSGNTKHWLVRIDKPGVGVVTKAQMVDYYAQILTKVMGYEKDAQMCIYHVSWQSNFGFCCELDEECAQELAGVPGVLSVLPDKDFESENKDYGGDSLINSANPSDSSEASQITPVRTKKLFITGLSFYTSEKTLRSAFEGFGELVEVKIIMDKISKRSKGYAFVEYTTEEAASSALKEMNGKIINGWMIVVDVAKSNPPRYSRGRPRQAA; this is translated from the exons ATGGAAACACTCTCACCTTCATTATGCTCCACCACTCTAGCTTCCATTTCCAAAAAACTCCCAATTAAAGCTTCAATTTTCAAACTTTACAACCCTAAAAAGAACACGAACCACATAAAAAcccaatctttatcttcttcttctctcatttCTTGTGTTTCTCTATcaacaaaagcaacaacaacatcaacatCTACACCTTTAACTTCAACTAAAACTAACAACCACTGGATAGTTCTAATGGAAACTCCTCCAAAGGGAGTCAATTCAAAACcagaaataattgattattaTGTCAAGACTCTAGAGAGAGTATTAGGCAG TGAAATAGATGCTCAAATGTGTATATACGATGCTTCTTGTGATACACATTTTGGGTTTTGTTGTGATATTGATGAAGATGCTTCCCTTGAACTTGCCA GGTTGCCTGGGGTTTTATCAGTTAGGCCTGACCCAGATTATAATTCtgtggaaaaaaattatagttcagGTGTCAAGTTGAGTACATTATCAAATCCACAAATTGGAAGCAAGTTGTTGTTCCCATCTGGGAATACGAAACATTGGCTGGTTAGAATTGATAAGCCAGGAGTTGGAGTTGTTACAAAGGCTCAAATGGTTGATTATTATGCTCAAATACTAACCAAGGTCATGGGATA TGAGAAGGATGCTCAAATGTGTATATATCATGTTTCATGGCAATCGAATTTTGGGTTCTGCTGTGAACTTGACGAGGAATGTGCACAGGAGCTAGCTG GTGTTCCTGGTGTTTTATCTGTTCTGCCAGATAAGGATTTTGAGTCGGAAAACAAGGATTATGGAG GTGATAGCCTCATCAATTCTGCAAATCCATCAGATTCTTCAGAAGCTAGTCAAATAACTCCTGTTAgaacaaaaaaactttttataacTG GTCTGTCATTTTATACGTCTGAGAAAACCTTGCGTTCAGCATTTGAGGGCTTTGGTGAGCTTGTTGAAG ttaaaataataatggacAAGATTTCAAAGAGGTCCAAAGGTTATGCGTTTGTAGAGTACACCACAGAGGAGGCTGCAAGTTCAGCACTCAAGGAGATGAATGGCAAG ATCATCAATGGCTggatgattgttgttgatgttgcCAAAAGCAACCCACCAAGATACAGCAGGGGTCGACCAAGACAAGCAGCATGA